In one Pangasianodon hypophthalmus isolate fPanHyp1 chromosome 22, fPanHyp1.pri, whole genome shotgun sequence genomic region, the following are encoded:
- the and1 gene encoding actinodin1, with protein MAGLRRSSFSHMFTGFLLTTGIFAEFLLAVPLTQPSTEHGSEKIDAEHSAKRLIRNRRNISWYKQHSDFWNWYKFFTDSGNQQGVADLDRVYLAYLQNKNRAEAQRSHKLYLQHLGEIYKSCAESDDPNCMASYLSRPKAKAEPQRPALVKSCDPFRDPQCLYALGYTAYPYVASAKSPAPAPPPAPAPVKTPAYIRTPVVKDPSSGQYYYAPAAQSFLTAEQKAELLRICGAEDVECLQYHFRGAYGYKPAGVPAPSYAHLGSSSQKVQKAPAGLYLRYPNCDPRVDPYCAYAAVAASQKSEAPSSPAALERFCNPLYEDNCNPLTATSFDSVAAPSEDPKDDPASAQELQNPHYDPFAMFQDAAAAAASSAMRRLPSGSRQIPQHPQPPTMEESSQSFGPPGKTKEGYDCFIGYDAECYPIGTQNVPSRVPQRQVPHSMDTYEPHLNSDGTRKGVIEPDPHCDPEYDRNCRLRRYEPEAEEPETHTSHNEEREYQEHREEPVRHEDQREEVYPEQQPDMNNQGYEQQQYDRYMSGQEDPYASYDQPSQGPINFQDILKAYASRFPNQEHHRTYTGDYKKK; from the exons ATGGCCGGTCTGAGAAGATCATCCTTCTCTCACATGTTCACAGGATTTCTTCTGACTACAGGGATATTCGCAG agttcctcctgGCTGTCCCACTCACCCAGCCCTCCACCGAACACG GTTCGGAGAAGATCGATGCCGAGCACTCTGCCAAGAGACTCATCCGCAACCGGAGGAACATCAGCTGGTACAAACAACACTCTGACTTCTGGAACTGGTACAAGTTTTTCACCGACTCGGGCAACCAGCAGGGA GTTGCAGACCTGGACCGTGTGTATCTGGCCTATCTGCAGAACAAGAACCGTGCCGAAGCCCAGCGCTCCCACAAGCTCTATCTGCAGCATCTGGGTGAAATCTACAAGTCATGTGCTGAGTCTGACGACCCAAACTGCATGGCCTCATACCTCAGCAGGCCCAAGGCCAAGGCTGAGCCACAGAGACCGGCACTGGTTAAGTCCTGTGATCCGTTCCGGGATCCACAATGTCTCTATGCTCTGGGATACACCGCTTATCCGTATGTGGCCTCTGCAAAGTCGCCAGCTCcggctcctcctcctgctcctgctccggTTAAAACTCCGGCCTACATCCGAACCCCTGTGGTGAAGGACCCAAGTTCTGGTCAGTACTATTATGCTCCTGCAGCACAGTCCTTCCTGACTGCTGAGCAGAAAGCTGAGCTGTTGCGTATTTGTGGTGCTGAAGATGTCGAGTGCCTGCAGTACCACTTCCGTGGTGCTTATGGCTACAAACCTGCCGGCGTCCCAGCGCCATCCTACGCCCATCTAGGCTCCTCCTCACAGAAGGTGCAGAAAGCCCCAGCTGGCTTGTACCTTCGCTATCCCAACTGCGATCCCCGCGTCGACCCGTATTGTGCCTACGCTGCTGTAGCGGCTTCTCAGAAATCAGAGGCACCATCTTCTCCAGCTGCTCTCGAGAGGTTCTGCAACCCGCTCTACGAAGACAACTGCAACCCGCTGACGGCTACCAGCTTTGACAGCGTAGCAGCTCCATCAGAAGATCCCAAAGATGATCCAGCTTCTGCCCAGGAGCTGCAAAACCCCCATTACGATCCCTTTGCCATGTTCCaggatgctgctgctgcagcaGCTTCTTCTGCCATGCGCAGGCTTCCATCTGGTTCACGCCAAATTCCACAACACCCTCAGCCGCCCACTATGGAGGAGAGCTCCCAATCATTTGGACCTCCTGGGAAGACCAAGGAGGGCTATGATTGCTTTATTGGCTATGATGCAGAGTGCTACCCAATTGGAACCCAGAACGTTCCCAGTAGAGTCCCACAAAGGCAGGTTCCTCATTCAATGGACACCTACGAGCCCCACCTTAACTCAGATGGCACCAGAAAGGGCGTGATTGAACCTGATCCTCACTGCGACCCCGAGTATGACAGAAATTGCCGTCTGCGCCGCTACGAACCTGAGGCTGAGGAACCAGAGACGCACACTTCTCACAATGAGGAGCGTGAGTATCAGGAACACAGGGAGGAACCTGTTCGCCATGAGGATCAGAGAGAGGAGGTCTACCCTGAGCAGCAGCCAGACATGAACAACCAGGGCTACGAGCAGCAGCAGTACGACCGCTACATGAGCGGCCAGGAGGATCCCTACGCCTCTTACGATCAGCCAAGTCAAGGTCCTATCAACTTCCAGGACATCCTGAAGGCGTACGCAAGCCGCTTCCCAAACCAGGAGCACCATCGTACCTACACGGGAGACTACAAGAAGAAATAA